One Vicinamibacterales bacterium genomic window carries:
- a CDS encoding ADOP family duplicated permease yields the protein MSFLSDLRFAVRSLIRAKGLAATVVITLALGIGANAAIFSVVRGVLLRPLVNRDAERLVYIRQSARGIGIENANFSVPELRDLRERVTSISAFGDFSVIEFTMVGMGEPRVVKAGVVGGSYFDVMGLRPVVGRLLGPSDDGPSAEGAAVLTNRFWTTAFNADPSVVGRTIRLSDRTATIVGVLEPAVPYPQETEIIANVVTSPHHLDATMVDGRVHRMTELFGRLAPDATVETARAELVAAQGAIKTEHAEDYPASADFRIDAVLLKEQIISPARTILLVLLAASALVFIVACSNVANLILARSVRREGELAVRAALGAGTGALRRTLLAESLVLSVAGAALAVAVARPMVAVLSRYAARFSVRALDVTVDATLLWVGAGLAVLAAVLLAYVPRLPSADAVNGPSLAGGSVRITPGTNRRLKLFAVAQIAASFVLLAGAAMLLTTLVSLQRAQTGIKGGNVLAVNVPIVSFDRKKADLNDFYREVIRRTSELPGVERVSIGTVVPWRDPGFFAAQFTVEGYRKANGEEDPRAKFRTVSPGFFESLGVSLVAGRDFTMDDRDGAEKVVIVSESLARRMFPGQDALNRHLLWTDPVTKFIGVSNDGRRIVGVVADVDDENIVPEPTMTVYHPFEQEMHFGRLFVHAAVDPYTLVGPITKIVRDLSADQPVERAATLNDIRSEVLSPTRLNTFVFGGFAGVALLIALVGVAGVLAFSVSARTREFGVRLAIGSAPRQLLTGVLNEGAVIAAGGIVLGIVGGLLLTRVAGSFIGEVRTPGIWATIGAAIVLALAAVAASFIPAARAARVDVAQALRTE from the coding sequence ATGAGCTTCCTTTCCGACCTCCGCTTCGCCGTGCGATCGCTCATCCGGGCCAAGGGCCTGGCCGCGACCGTGGTCATCACCCTGGCGCTCGGCATCGGCGCGAATGCCGCCATCTTCAGCGTGGTCCGGGGCGTGCTGCTGCGTCCGCTCGTCAACCGCGACGCCGAGCGGCTGGTCTACATCCGCCAGTCGGCCCGGGGCATCGGCATCGAGAACGCGAACTTCTCGGTCCCCGAACTGCGGGACCTCCGGGAGCGGGTCACCTCGATTTCGGCCTTCGGCGACTTCTCGGTCATCGAGTTCACGATGGTCGGAATGGGCGAGCCCCGCGTCGTGAAGGCCGGGGTGGTCGGCGGGTCGTACTTCGACGTCATGGGGCTCAGGCCCGTGGTGGGCCGGCTGCTCGGCCCGTCCGATGACGGCCCCTCGGCCGAGGGCGCCGCCGTGCTCACGAACCGGTTCTGGACGACGGCCTTCAACGCCGATCCCTCGGTCGTCGGCAGGACCATCCGCCTCAGCGACCGGACGGCCACCATCGTGGGCGTCCTGGAGCCCGCGGTGCCGTATCCACAGGAGACGGAGATCATCGCCAACGTGGTGACGAGCCCGCACCACCTCGATGCCACGATGGTGGACGGCCGCGTGCACCGCATGACGGAGCTCTTCGGCCGCCTGGCGCCTGACGCGACGGTGGAGACCGCACGCGCCGAGCTCGTCGCCGCGCAGGGCGCCATCAAGACCGAGCACGCGGAGGACTACCCCGCCAGCGCGGACTTCCGCATCGACGCGGTCCTGCTCAAGGAGCAGATCATCTCGCCCGCGCGCACGATCCTGCTGGTCCTGCTGGCGGCGTCCGCGCTCGTCTTCATCGTGGCGTGCTCCAACGTCGCCAACCTGATCCTGGCCCGCTCCGTCCGCCGCGAGGGCGAGCTGGCCGTCCGCGCCGCGCTGGGCGCCGGCACCGGGGCGCTGCGGCGCACGCTGCTCGCCGAGAGTCTCGTGCTCTCCGTGGCGGGCGCGGCCCTGGCCGTGGCGGTGGCGCGGCCGATGGTGGCCGTCCTTTCGCGCTACGCCGCGCGCTTCTCGGTGCGGGCGCTGGACGTCACCGTGGACGCGACGCTGCTCTGGGTGGGCGCGGGCCTCGCCGTCCTGGCGGCCGTGCTCCTCGCCTACGTGCCGCGCCTGCCGTCGGCCGACGCGGTGAACGGGCCGAGCCTGGCCGGCGGGAGCGTCCGCATCACGCCGGGCACCAACCGTCGCCTGAAGCTCTTCGCGGTGGCCCAGATCGCGGCCTCCTTCGTCCTGCTGGCCGGGGCCGCCATGCTGCTGACCACGCTCGTGTCACTGCAGCGCGCGCAGACCGGCATCAAGGGCGGCAACGTCCTGGCCGTGAACGTGCCGATCGTGTCCTTCGACCGCAAGAAGGCCGACCTGAACGACTTCTACCGCGAGGTGATTCGCAGGACGAGCGAGCTGCCCGGCGTGGAGCGCGTCTCGATCGGCACCGTCGTGCCGTGGCGCGATCCGGGCTTCTTCGCCGCGCAGTTCACGGTTGAGGGCTACCGGAAGGCCAACGGCGAAGAAGACCCGCGCGCGAAGTTCCGCACGGTGTCGCCGGGCTTCTTCGAATCGCTGGGCGTCTCTCTCGTGGCCGGCCGCGACTTCACGATGGACGACCGCGACGGAGCCGAGAAGGTCGTCATCGTCAGCGAAAGCCTGGCGCGCCGGATGTTCCCGGGACAGGACGCGCTCAACCGCCACCTGCTGTGGACCGACCCGGTGACAAAGTTCATCGGCGTGAGCAACGACGGCCGGCGGATCGTGGGCGTGGTGGCCGACGTGGACGACGAGAACATCGTCCCCGAACCGACGATGACCGTGTATCACCCGTTCGAGCAGGAGATGCACTTCGGGCGCCTGTTCGTGCACGCGGCCGTGGATCCGTACACGCTGGTCGGGCCCATCACGAAGATCGTGCGCGACCTGTCCGCGGATCAGCCCGTGGAGCGCGCGGCCACGCTCAACGACATCCGGTCCGAGGTGCTCTCGCCGACCAGGCTGAACACGTTCGTGTTCGGCGGCTTCGCGGGCGTGGCCCTGCTCATCGCGCTCGTCGGCGTGGCCGGCGTGCTGGCCTTCTCGGTCAGCGCCCGGACCCGTGAGTTCGGCGTCCGGCTGGCCATCGGGTCGGCGCCGCGCCAGCTCCTGACCGGCGTCCTGAACGAGGGCGCCGTCATCGCCGCGGGCGGCATCGTGCTCGGCATCGTCGGTGGCCTGCTGCTCACGCGTGTGGCCGGCAGCTTCATCGGCGAGGTGCGGACGCCCGGCATCTGGGCCACGATCGGGGCCGCGATCGTGCTCGCGCTGGCGGCCGTGGCGGCGTCGTTCATTCCGGCGGCGCGGGCCGCCCGGGTGGACGTCGCCCAGGCGCTGCGCACGGAGTAG
- a CDS encoding ECF-type sigma factor, whose product MTRSTDSPSDDDGARTRLDAHYSAAYEELRRLAAAVARRDAGQTLSPTGLVHEAWLKLAKSPDFSTESSLHFKRIAARAMRQVLVEAARRRDAQKRPQHDVRVEFDEHALGITTSTQVLHLDEALKALARVSERQAHVVEARFFGGLTVPEIAEAIGVSEVTVMRDWRVARAWLTSELSAP is encoded by the coding sequence ATGACTCGCTCGACGGACTCACCCAGCGACGACGACGGCGCCCGCACTCGTCTCGACGCCCACTACAGCGCCGCATACGAGGAGCTCCGCCGCCTGGCGGCGGCCGTGGCGCGGCGCGACGCCGGCCAGACGCTCAGTCCCACCGGCCTGGTCCACGAAGCCTGGCTCAAGCTGGCGAAGTCGCCGGACTTTAGTACCGAATCGAGTCTCCACTTCAAGCGGATCGCGGCCCGCGCCATGCGGCAGGTCCTGGTGGAAGCTGCCCGGCGGCGCGACGCGCAGAAGCGTCCGCAGCACGACGTGCGTGTCGAGTTCGACGAGCACGCCCTCGGCATCACGACCTCGACCCAGGTGCTGCACCTCGACGAGGCCCTCAAGGCCCTCGCGAGGGTGAGCGAACGTCAGGCGCACGTGGTCGAGGCGCGTTTCTTCGGGGGGCTCACCGTGCCCGAGATCGCCGAGGCCATCGGTGTCTCCGAGGTCACGGTGATGCGGGACTGGCGCGTGGCGCGCGCCTGGCTCACCTCCGAGCTGAGCGCGCCCTGA
- a CDS encoding alpha/beta fold hydrolase — MTVDGDGTHVTFVPGAAGLASFWAPVSEGLPAAWGRTFVDLPGLGGAPAVPAVASYDDLVNHVAGLLPPRTVLVGQSMGGYVALAAALACPERVSHLVLTVAAGGVDVHALGAADWRGDYRASYPGASPWATDAVPDLSARLPALDVPTLLVWATRDLISPLAVAERLRERLPRATLVTFDTDDHWVARLHAPDVAAAIARFVTGAI; from the coding sequence GTGACGGTGGACGGCGACGGCACGCACGTCACGTTCGTGCCTGGCGCCGCCGGGCTGGCGTCGTTCTGGGCGCCGGTGTCGGAAGGCCTGCCTGCGGCCTGGGGCCGGACGTTCGTCGACCTGCCGGGACTCGGCGGCGCGCCGGCCGTGCCCGCCGTCGCGTCCTACGACGACCTGGTCAACCACGTCGCCGGCCTGCTGCCTCCGCGCACCGTGCTCGTGGGGCAGTCCATGGGCGGGTACGTCGCGCTCGCCGCCGCCCTCGCCTGCCCAGAGCGCGTCTCCCACCTGGTCCTGACGGTCGCCGCCGGCGGCGTGGACGTGCACGCGCTCGGTGCCGCGGACTGGCGCGGCGACTACCGGGCGTCGTATCCCGGCGCCTCGCCCTGGGCGACCGACGCCGTGCCAGACCTGTCGGCCCGGCTGCCGGCGCTCGACGTCCCGACGCTGCTCGTCTGGGCGACGCGGGACCTGATCAGCCCGCTGGCGGTGGCCGAGCGGCTGCGGGAGCGCCTGCCGCGCGCCACCCTGGTGACGTTCGACACCGACGACCACTGGGTGGCCCGCCTCCACGCGCCCGACGTGGCGGCCGCGATCGCGCGCTTCGTCACCGGCGCGATCTGA
- a CDS encoding Ig-like domain-containing protein encodes MSDAAGSSLLAWSFIMRTRAIGLVLAAMVMAGIPAAARAQGVLANGENHTGTITFAGEVQVWTFAANQGQAINLSIGERVRTPDSGFWPWIRLINPNGAQISSSSGNLVAQISVSAPLTGTYQVWVASNDTLHDALGDYTLTLANIPGPFGVSSGDDGGPLGAGLNQAGHIAVGDLDMWSFSATQNAAILLSAGEVLPTSGPDPGFWPWIRLYDPNGVQIGSASGTLVAQISTTAPLDGTYTVVVGTADTLRDAQGDYRLRLFTIPGNFTIPTGDQGGSLGNGENHPGHIDIGDLDIWTFTANKDDYIELSIGEVPVPPTSPDPGFWPWIRLYGPGGGVLSGSGTLVGQISARATLTGTYTVIVGTADTLRDATGDYLLRLAKAPGNFTVPPGDEGGQLFNGEAHQGHIGIGDLDMWTFTANQNDAIELSIGEIPVPPTMPDPGFWPWIRLYGPNGGLLSASGPLVAQISARATISGTFTVVVGTADTLRDAQGDYLLRLAKIPGPFTVPTGDDGGAMTNNVAHPGRIALGDLDLWTFYAPQGNTLTLTASEVPVGPGVPDPGFWPWIRMFDPNGVQLGSASGNTSAQLVRTAPLSGLYTVIVGTADTLRDATGDYTLKVIGATSPPPPPVSVDDPLYTTPKDTPLVTAAPGVMGNDLNVAGATAAVVTGVSAGVLALNPNGGFTYTPPAGFVGTATFTYRATNAAGPGNVATVTIQVTSTPIVQPPVAVYASNITGNTVTVRWTPPASGLPPTGYLLEGGVQPGVPLATIPTGSTTPIFVLNVPTGSFYVRMKTVSNGAISAASNEIRIHVNVPVAPSAPASLTGMANGQAVALAWRNTFAGGAPQNVILDVSGTLSGSINLGNVESFAFPSIPAGAYTFSVRAANAGGVSPSSNAVSLSFPNTCAAPQAPQNFLAYKTGNVLHLLWDPPAAGNAPTHFQLNVSGAINVSVPLPTRGITAPVPPGSYTFSVAAVNACGTSPATPTQTVVIP; translated from the coding sequence TTGTCTGACGCGGCGGGAAGTTCGTTGTTGGCCTGGAGTTTCATCATGCGAACGAGAGCCATTGGTCTGGTACTGGCGGCGATGGTGATGGCGGGGATACCGGCAGCGGCAAGGGCGCAGGGTGTCCTGGCCAACGGCGAGAACCACACCGGAACGATCACGTTCGCGGGCGAGGTACAGGTCTGGACCTTCGCCGCCAACCAGGGCCAGGCAATCAACTTGAGTATCGGTGAACGCGTCCGGACGCCCGATTCAGGGTTCTGGCCGTGGATCCGTTTGATCAATCCGAACGGAGCGCAGATCTCCTCGAGCTCTGGCAACCTCGTCGCCCAGATCTCCGTCAGCGCGCCGCTCACTGGCACCTATCAGGTGTGGGTTGCCTCCAACGACACCCTTCACGACGCGCTGGGCGATTACACGCTGACGCTGGCGAATATTCCTGGCCCGTTCGGGGTCTCCAGTGGGGACGACGGGGGGCCCCTCGGGGCCGGCCTGAACCAGGCCGGCCACATCGCCGTGGGTGACCTCGACATGTGGTCGTTCTCGGCCACCCAGAACGCGGCAATCCTGCTGAGCGCGGGCGAAGTGCTCCCCACGAGCGGTCCAGATCCCGGCTTCTGGCCGTGGATCCGCCTGTACGATCCAAACGGTGTTCAGATCGGCTCGGCCAGCGGCACCCTCGTTGCCCAGATCTCGACAACCGCTCCGCTCGATGGCACCTACACGGTCGTCGTCGGCACGGCCGACACACTGAGAGACGCGCAGGGCGACTACCGGCTGCGTCTCTTCACGATTCCGGGCAACTTCACGATCCCGACGGGAGATCAGGGCGGGTCGCTCGGGAACGGCGAAAATCATCCCGGCCACATCGACATCGGCGACCTGGACATCTGGACCTTCACGGCCAACAAGGACGACTACATCGAGCTGAGCATCGGTGAAGTGCCGGTGCCTCCAACGAGTCCAGACCCGGGCTTCTGGCCCTGGATCCGGCTGTATGGCCCGGGAGGCGGCGTCCTCTCCGGCAGCGGCACTCTGGTCGGTCAGATTTCGGCTCGCGCCACGCTCACGGGCACCTATACCGTGATCGTCGGCACTGCGGACACGCTCCGCGACGCCACCGGCGACTACCTGCTGCGCCTTGCGAAGGCCCCAGGTAACTTCACGGTGCCGCCGGGGGACGAGGGCGGCCAACTCTTCAACGGCGAGGCCCATCAGGGCCACATCGGCATCGGCGATCTGGACATGTGGACGTTCACGGCCAACCAGAACGACGCCATCGAACTGAGCATCGGCGAGATCCCGGTGCCTCCAACGATGCCGGATCCCGGCTTCTGGCCCTGGATCCGTCTGTATGGACCCAACGGTGGCCTCCTGTCCGCCAGTGGCCCCCTGGTCGCTCAGATATCGGCCCGCGCGACCATCAGTGGAACCTTCACGGTGGTCGTCGGCACAGCGGACACGTTGCGTGACGCGCAAGGAGACTACTTGCTGCGGCTGGCAAAGATTCCAGGGCCGTTCACCGTTCCGACGGGAGACGACGGTGGAGCGATGACGAACAACGTCGCGCATCCTGGGCGGATTGCGCTCGGCGATCTCGACTTGTGGACGTTCTACGCTCCCCAGGGGAACACGCTGACGCTGACCGCCAGCGAAGTGCCGGTCGGCCCCGGGGTACCCGATCCCGGCTTCTGGCCCTGGATTCGGATGTTCGATCCGAACGGCGTGCAGCTGGGCAGTGCCAGCGGCAACACTTCCGCACAGTTGGTGAGGACCGCTCCGCTTTCGGGGCTCTACACGGTGATCGTCGGAACCGCCGACACACTGCGCGACGCGACCGGTGACTACACCCTCAAGGTGATCGGCGCCACCTCGCCGCCACCGCCGCCCGTCAGCGTCGATGATCCGCTCTACACCACCCCGAAGGACACGCCGCTCGTGACCGCCGCACCTGGCGTGATGGGCAACGACCTGAACGTAGCCGGAGCGACCGCCGCGGTGGTGACCGGCGTCAGCGCCGGCGTGCTGGCGTTGAACCCGAACGGCGGGTTCACCTACACGCCCCCGGCGGGGTTCGTGGGCACCGCGACCTTCACCTATCGCGCAACGAACGCGGCAGGCCCTGGAAACGTGGCCACCGTGACGATCCAGGTGACGTCGACGCCCATCGTGCAGCCGCCCGTCGCGGTCTACGCGTCGAACATCACCGGCAACACCGTGACGGTGCGGTGGACGCCTCCGGCCTCCGGGCTGCCGCCCACGGGCTATCTGCTCGAGGGCGGCGTTCAACCGGGCGTGCCGCTGGCGACGATCCCGACGGGCAGCACGACGCCGATCTTCGTGCTGAACGTTCCGACCGGCTCGTTCTACGTGCGGATGAAGACCGTCTCGAACGGTGCGATCAGCGCGGCCTCCAACGAGATCAGGATCCACGTCAACGTTCCGGTCGCGCCGTCGGCGCCGGCGAGCCTCACCGGGATGGCGAACGGCCAGGCCGTGGCGCTCGCATGGAGGAACACGTTTGCCGGCGGTGCTCCGCAGAACGTGATCCTCGACGTGAGCGGCACGCTGTCCGGGTCGATCAACCTCGGCAACGTGGAGTCGTTCGCGTTCCCCAGCATCCCGGCCGGCGCCTACACCTTCTCGGTGCGGGCCGCGAACGCGGGCGGCGTCAGCCCCTCGTCGAATGCCGTCAGCTTGAGCTTCCCCAACACGTGCGCGGCGCCGCAGGCACCCCAGAACTTCCTGGCCTACAAGACGGGCAACGTGCTCCACCTGTTGTGGGACCCGCCCGCCGCCGGCAACGCGCCGACCCATTTCCAACTCAACGTCTCGGGCGCGATCAACGTGTCGGTGCCGCTGCCGACGCGCGGTATCACCGCGCCCGTGCCTCCCGGCAGCTACACCTTCAGCGTGGCCGCCGTGAACGCCTGCGGGACCAGCCCGGCCACGCCGACCCAGACGGTGGTCATTCCGTAG